From the Oncorhynchus nerka isolate Pitt River linkage group LG20, Oner_Uvic_2.0, whole genome shotgun sequence genome, one window contains:
- the LOC115102986 gene encoding dual specificity protein phosphatase 22-B-like, whose product MGNGLNKVLPDLYLGNFKDARDREQLTRNNITHILSIHDSAAPILPGMTYLCISAADLPTQNLRMHFKQSIMFIHESRLKGEGCLVHCLAGVSRSVTLVVAYIMTVTGLGWQEALAAVRVARPCAGPNLGFQRQLQEFETNHADQFREWLWQLYKERPFNDEDDIRILLAKSFKPNGVGVEVNVEPSTPPGLQGT is encoded by the exons ATGGGTAATGGGCTCAATAAG GTCCTGCCTGACTTGTACTTGGGAAACTTCAAAG ATGCCAGGGACAGGGAACAGTTAACGAGGAACAACatcacacacatcctctccaTCCATGACAGTGCAGCCCCTATCCTACCG GGGATGACTTATCTGTGCATCTCAGCAGCAGACCTGCCCACACAAAACCT gAGAATGCACTTTAAACAGAGCATCATGTTCATTCACGAGTCACGTCTCAAAGGAGAGGGTTGTCTGGTCCACTG TCTGGCGGGTGTGTCTCGGAGTGTCACCCTGGTGGTGGCCTACATCATGACGGTGACAGGGCTGGGCTGGCAGGAGGCTCTGGCTGCTGTGAGGGTGGCTCGGCCCTGCGCTGGGCCCAACCTGGGCTTCCAGCGCCAGCTCCAGGAGTTTGAGACCAATCACGCTGACCAG TTCAGGGAGTGGCTTTGGCAATTATACAAAGAGAGACCCTTCAACGACGAGGATGACATTCGCATCCTGTTGGCCAAGAGTTTCAAACCCaatggggtgggggtggaggtgaatGTTGAGCCGTCCACCCCTCCAGGATTGCAGGGTACCTGA